The following proteins come from a genomic window of Sorex araneus isolate mSorAra2 chromosome 1, mSorAra2.pri, whole genome shotgun sequence:
- the THRSP gene encoding thyroid hormone-inducible hepatic protein translates to MQVLTKRYPKNCLLTVMDRYAAVVRDMEQVVMMPSLLQDPAGPPDLYPCYLMLKAIRVDVDHGLLPREEWQARVAGQAAWETERGTAPAEGAREDERVPEPLDLEAQFHLHFSSLHHILTSLTLKAEEVTRRYQELTGQAE, encoded by the coding sequence ATGCAGGTGCTCACCAAGCGCTACCCCAAGAACTGCCTGCTGACTGTCATGGATAGGTATGCGGCTGTGGTGCGGGACATGGAGCAGGTGGTGATGATGCCCAGCCTGCTGCAGGACCCGGCGGGCCCGCCCGACCTCTATCCCTGCTACCTGATGCTCAAGGCCATCCGCGTGGACGTGGACCACGGGCTGCTGCCCCGGGAGGAGTGGCAGGCCAGGGTGGCTGGGCAGGCAgcctgggagacagagagaggaactgCGCCTGCGGAGGGCGCCCGAGAGGACGAGAGGGTCCCGGAGCCCCTGGACTTGGAAGCCCAGTTCCACCTGCACTTCTCCAGCCTCCACCACATCCTCACCAGCCTCACCCTGAAGGCCGAGGAGGTGACACGGAGATACCAGGAACTGACGGGGCAGGCTGAGTAG